The proteins below are encoded in one region of Danio rerio strain Tuebingen ecotype United States chromosome 12, GRCz12tu, whole genome shotgun sequence:
- the LOC141376828 gene encoding uncharacterized protein yields MGEIVPDEVDSVKVLPTIVVSTEEEYGAVVAAEVVPDVLVSAEVVPKVVLAEIVPDEIDSARVLPTVVVSTEVEYRAVVAAEVVPDVLDSAEVAPKVVMGELVPDKVDSAKVLPTVVASLEVVYGAVVAAEAVPDVLDSAEVVPKVVLAEIVPDEIDSARVLPTVVVSTEVEYRAVVAAEVVPDVLDSAEVAPKVVMGELVPDKVDSAKVLPTVVASLEVVYGAVVAAEAVPDVLDSAEVAPKVVMGESLPAKVNSANVLPTVVASTEVEYGAVVAAEVVPEVLYSAEVAPKVVMGETVPDKVDSARVLPTVVVSTEVEYRAVVAAEAVPDVLDSAEVAPKVAMGELVNDKVDSAKVLPTVVASLEVEYGAVVAEVVVPDILVSAEVVSEVVLVEIVPDEVDSAKVLPTVVVSTEEEYGAVVAAEVVPEVLYSAEVAPKVVMGETVPDKVDSARVLPTVVVSTEVVMGELLPDKVDSAKVLPTVVASLEVLYGAVVAAEVVTAVIDSAKVVSKVVMGELLPDKVDSAKVLPTVVASLEVLYGAVVAAEVVTAVLDSAKVVSKVLLEVLDSVEVAPKVAMGELVNDKVDSAKVLPTVVASLEVEYGAVVAEVVVPDILVSAEVVSEVVLVEIVPDEVDSAKVLPTVVVSTEEE; encoded by the exons TTCCAAAGGTAGTTTTGGCAGAAATTGTGCCTGATGAAATTGATTCTGCTAGAGTGCTGCCTACTGTAGTCGTTTCTACTGAAGTAGAGTatagggcagttgttgcagcagaggtagttcctgacgtactagactctgcagaagttgctccaaaggttgttatgggagaactAGTTcctgataaagttgattctgctaaagtgcttcCAACTGTAGTAGCTTCTTTAGAAGTGGTGTATggtgcagttgttgcagcagaggcagtgcctgatgtactagactctgcagaagttgttCCAAAGGTAGTTTTGGCAGAAATTGTGCCTGATGAAATTGATTCTGCTAGAGTGCTGCCTACTGTAGTCGTTTCTACTGAAGTAGAGTatagggcagttgttgcagcagaggtagttcctgacgtactagactctgcagaagttgctccaaaggttgttatgggagaactAGTTcctgataaagttgattctgctaaagtgcttcCAACTGTAGTAGCTTCTTTAGAAGTGGTGTATggtgcagttgttgcagcagaggcagtgcctgacgtactagactctgcagaagttgctccaaaggttgttatgggagaatcACTGCCAGCTAAAGTCAATTCTGCTAAcgtgctgccaactgtagtagcttctACAGAGGTGGAAtatggggcagttgttgcagcagaggtagtgcctgaggtactatactctgcagaagttgctccaaaggttgttatgggagaaacAGTGCCTGATAAAGTCGATTCTGCGAGAGTGCTGcctactgtagtagtttctactgaagtagagtatagggcagttgttgcagcagaggcagtgcctgacgtactagactctgcagaagttgctccaaag gttgctATGGGAGAACTAGTGAatgataaagttgattctgctaaagtgctgccaactgtagtagcttctTTAGAAGTGGAGTATGGGGCAGTAGTTGCAGAGGTAGTAGTGCCAGACATACTAGTCTCAGCAGAAGTGGTTTCAGAGGTAGTTTTGGTAGAAATAGTGCCTGAtgaagttgattctgctaaagtcCTGCCcactgtagtagtttctactgaagagGAGTATggagcagttgttgcagcagaggtagtgcctgaggtactatactctgcagaagttgctccaaaggttgttatgggagaaacagtgcctgataaagttgattctgcgagagtgctgcctactgtagtggtttctactgaa gttgttatgggagaactACTTcctgataaagttgattctgctaaagtgctgccaactgtagtagcttctTTAGAAGTGCTGTATggtgcagttgttgcagcagaggtagtgaCTGCTGTAATAGATTCTGCAAAAGTGGTTTCAAAG gttgttatgggagaactACTTcctgataaagttgattctgctaaagtgctgccaactgtagtagcttctTTAGAAGTGCTGTATggtgcagttgttgcagcagaggtagtgaCTGCTGTACTAGATTCTGCAAAAGTGGTTTCAAAG gtactGCTTGAAGTACTAGACTCTgtagaagttgctccaaaggttgctATGGGAGAACTAGTGAatgataaagttgattctgctaaagtgctgccaactgtagtagcttctTTAGAAGTGGAGTATGGGGCAGTAGTTGCAGAGGTAGTAGTGCCAGACATACTAGTCTCAGCAGAAGTGGTTTCAGAGGTAGTTTTGGTAGAAATAGTGCCTGAtgaagttgattctgctaaagtcCTGCCcactgtagtagtttctactgaagagGAGTAA